A segment of the Corylus avellana chromosome ca2, CavTom2PMs-1.0 genome:
ttgatttatgttcttaattattaaatgcaattgttcttaaattccaaaatcaatatttgtgaaattcttctcttgtcttagaaagtattttacttttattgatctcaaatcattcttgttttctgtgattatgaggatgatggttatacaatgggtttaattgacatatgatcaataggatttgataggccatgcctagggaagacggattgtactacaccctagtttagtgtaatttaggtagacagtccgtgccaaccgaagatgggttacacttattcattgattgtatgtatcctgttatagaatttgataatttatacctagNNNNNNNNNNNNNNNNNNNNNNNNNNNNNNNNNNNNNNNNNNNNNNNNNNNNNNNNNNNNNNNNNNNNNNNNNNNNNNNNNNNNNNNNNNNNNNNNNNNNATTCATATTGAGAAAAGTCTACAGAAATCTATTATAAAAAGAACACCTTTACCCTTTACCTTCACACCAATCCTAGCACATGGCTTCTCTCTCGCCTCAACCAACCCTCATTACCACCAAGACGGTGGCTGGCACCACCAATCccaccttttctttctcttcttcctttccAAAAAGGCCTCAGCTTTCTAAATCTGGAAAGCGGAGCCACCACCTTGGTGCTAGAGTGGCATGCAAAGCCACCAATGGTGACCAAAAAGATGGACACCCTCTTCAAGGGAAATTCGATAGGAGAGATATGCTCATTGGCCTTGGAGGCCTCTACGGTGCTGCCAATCTTTACAGTGACCCGTTTGCCTTGGCAGCTCCGGTGTCGGCGCCGGATCTTACACAATGTGGCCAGGCAGACTTGCCTGCCGGAGCAAAACCAACCAATTGCTGCCCACCAGCATCCACAAAGATCTTAGACTTTAAGCTACCTTCCCAAAACGCCCCCTTGCGTGTTAGGCCTGCAGCTCATTTGGCTGACAAGGAATACATAGCCAAATACAACAAAGCCACTGAGCTCATGAAAGCTCTCCCCGCCGACGACCCACGGAATTTCATCCAACAAGCCAACGTTCATTGCGCCTATTGCGACGGCGCGTACCACCAAGTCGGCTTGCCAGACCTCGATCTCCAAGTTCACAACTCCTGGCTCTTCTTTCCCTTCCATCGTTACTACTTGTACTTCTATGAGAAGATCTTGGGAAAGTTGATCGGCGATCCCACCTTCGCCTTGCCATTCTGGAACTGGGATTCCCCTGCTGGCATGCAAATGCCAGCCTTGTTTGCTAATCCCAAGTCAGCTGTCTACGACAGCCTCCGCAACGCCAATCACCAGCCGCCGACTCTTCTCGACCTTGACTACAACGGCACCGACGTGGCATCGACAACTAAAGACCAGCTCTCCAGCAATCTCAACATCATGTACCGGCAAATGGTGTCCAACGGCAAAAACGCCCAGCTGTTCCTCGGTAGCCCTTACCGGGCCGGAGATGAACCCGACCCGGGTTTTGGCTCAATCGAGAACATTCCTCACGGTCCCGTGCACATATGGTGCGGCGACACCACCCAACCTAATTTGGAGGACATGGGGAACTTCTACTCCGCCGCCAGAGATCCCATCTTTTTCGCTCACCACTCCAACGTTGACCGAATGTGGACCATCTGGAAGACGCTGGGAGGGAAACGAAAAGATTACACAGACTCCGATTGGTTAAACGCCGGGTTTATCTTCTACGACGAAAACGCTCAGCCTGTTCGTGTTAAGGTAAAGGACTGCCTTGACCAAAGCAAGCTGGGTTATAAATATCAAGATGTGGATATTCCATGGCTCAAATCTAAGCCGACTCCACGCAAATCTAAAATCAAGAAAGTAGCCAAGTTTTTGCATTTAGGACATGGGGATGTAGCCCTCGCCGCTGAAACATCGCCAAGTGTCAAGTTTCCGTTTGTTTTGGACAAGGCGATAAGCACTGTGGTGGCTAGGCCGAGGAAATCGAGGAGTCGGAAAGAGAAGGATGACGAGGAGGAAGTGTTGGTGATTGGAAGCATCGAGTTTGAGAGAGATGCGCCGCTCAAGTTTGACGTTTATATTAACGATGAGGACGACGTTCCAAGCGGGCCGGACAAGTCGGAGTTTGCAGGGAGTTTTGTGAACGTGCCACATAAGCACAAGCATGGGAAGAAGTTGAACACCATCTTGAGGTTGGGGATCTCAGACTTGTTGGAGGATTTGGAAGCTGAAGATGATGACACCGTGGTGGTGACTTTGGTGCCTCGGTATGGCAAAGGGCTAGCCACCATTGGTGGGATCAAGATTGAGCTTAGTTCTTGAGCTTTCAGATTTCAACAATAACAATTGAACCGTTGTTGTGCTTCTGTTTTTTCTCCATTATCATCATGATCAACTCCTGTTCTTTTGAGTTCCTACCCTCGATTGTCTATGTTGTGCGACAATTGAGGAATTTTTCTACTTTTAGCCATCAAACTTTTTTGTTCAATAATTGTTTGTATATTTTGCTTCTACTTTTCTTCTCACCTTCTTTCTAAGGTTATCATTGTCTAAAATAAGTAACGTGTCACTCATGTGGCACGTCTGAAAGGCACTCATGCCATCAGACTTTGGTAATTAAGTAATACTGttgtgcgttttttttttttaattataatttaattttaaaacgtgCTATACTAAATGGGCTTTTCATTATACTTGTGTTTTGGTGAGGCCCCGACCATGTCTCGGCGGAGTCCTAGCCAGGTCTCGGTTAGGTTCTAGTGTGGTCTCAACCTGACCGAGATCACACTAGAATGAAATAATcgaattcaaaaaataatttacagattttaaaaataaaaactatttttcaaaaattaaagacgCCTTTtagttaaattgaaaatatttttggaataaattcaaatcttaaggaaaagaaaaaagaaaaaagaaaaaagaaatacagaaaagaaatgttatagatgaattaattgaattcaaattactcagagttttaaaaagtgacaaaacAGCCCTTGGTGTATAAATTTGATGGGGGTGGATCCATCCGTCCATATCTTGGCCCCTGGAACTCATTTCCAAATTCCCCGACGCGCGGTTGCCCCCCTATGTATTGCCACACTGAACAGGGAACACCCCTGCTGTGTTCTTCTTGTTCAACAGTTAGTTGTGGAGTACTATTtctatcactttattttttctggtgaagaaaatgataacattcttcttctttttcttcaacaattaGTTGTGGACTAATcctattactttattttttatgaaaatgataaCATTTaactaaaagaaacaaaattcatTAATAAGGTCTGCCCAAACCCAAACAATAGTATTCACATCCGGCTCAACCAAATATCCAACCATTTGGTTATTTTGTTGAGCCATGTAGCTAAAAAATCACCGCTCCACCCGGCGCAACAAAATACCCAATCACCTGTAGAGGAGCTACGGTGCTCAATAATGTATAtcatatataatgaaaaattcGTCTATTCTCTTTCCTctaatttaaaaatgattttatctttcttgaATGCTTgatgttgaaaaaataataaagaaataatatttaaatagaatagtaaatataaaaagttaaaatgatgAGCCGGATGTGGGTGCTTTAAAAGAAATGagtaactaaaatagaaaaaagtggTCTTTTAGCTGAAATTTAGTTACACATTTGTTGAGTCAGATGTAAATGCTCTAAGAATAGTGAAATTGACGAGCCAAAAGCATTTGCTTCCATTTTTGTCAGGATCAAACTAGACTTATCTCTATCTTGTGGATGGTTCATTAAGGGGAATTTGCATGCAAACGTATATCTTAGAAGCAGGAAACGTTTCCATAAGCTTCGTTTGGCAAGGGGAGGtccagcactgtagctggaacggtactgttccagctacagtgctgtCTGACAGCACCCTTGActttgcgatttttttttttttttttttttttttttaaaaaaacaaagcattAAAATGGGGTGATTAATTGGCTGCacgtaattaattaattaattttttttttttaaagccaaaACTCCCCTTAATTGCACATACCGGCCGTatggggtggtcgaaaccacccccagcctcttgggggtggtccggccacccccaaagNNNNNNNNNNNNNNNNNNNNNNNNNNNNNNNNNNNNNNNNNNNNNNNNNNNNNNNNNNNNNNNNNNNNNNNNNNNNNNNNNNNNNNNNNNNNNNNNNNNNTAGCTGTATTTCTGCTAGTCTCTCTTCCGCTTCTGTTTCACTCTCATTTGTCTTCAACAGCACTGCTCTCGCTTCATCAACTCTGTTCTGCATAACTAGCCATCTTGGGGATTCAGGGATCACAAACAGAGCAAACCCAATAAAAATTGAGGGAAGGATTCCCACGCCAAGCATGAGCCTCCAGCTTATATGTGCAGGCAGCCCTGAAAAGGCATAGTTCGATACATATCCGAGAAGGATTCCTAGATTTATAAATATCTCAGGGAAGGAGGTAAGAGATCCTCTGGCAATGGCAGGTGATATCTCAGCAATATATACAGGAGCAATCATGACTCCAAAGCCAATTCCCACTCCAGCAAAGAGTCTACCTACCATCAGTACTCCGAAATTTGGAGCAAGAGTCATTACAGCAGCACCGGTCTGAAACACAATGGCTGCAAAGGCAATTGTCCATTTTCTACCAATAGCATCTGATGTTTTTCCACCAGCTAAACTACCCAAAAGggaaattatgcttaaaattcCAACAAGAACTTCTTCTTGTACCTCTGTTATCTTCAGATCCTCCTGAATGAATAAAATTGCTCCACTCATAACACCCACGTCTGCAGATTGATAAGTACACATTACAATAGTGAAGACGGGTATAAGTAGCTAATACAATACAACAAAGATGTTAAACTATCATTTTCACATTTACATATGCAGCCTAAAAGCAACAACTTCAATTTGCTTTACGTAGAATTTTTCAACTCATCATGCTAATTTCAACACTCTAAAGCAGTTCTGACGAAAATCTTGcaagataaaattttaatgttgTCAAGAAAGTTTGTTACTCTAAAGTTTTGTGCTCAACTTAAAAACAGgataaatattttctccatgtGCTTTCATTCGCGTCTAAATGGAGCAAAGCAAAGTCCTTTAGTCCATAAAGCAGATAAGTAAAGTGCATTACTTTCATATGAGCCAACTGCCGTCACGGGTCCACGACAACTTAACAGGAAAGCAGAGACATTGAGTGGAATTTGCACCTAAATTTTCCTCTAGATTTTATCCCCAATGAGCATTTTCCTCCCTTGAATTTATTTTCAAGCGCTTACCAAAGAATCCCCAATACATCATTATAATTTGAACAAACATTGATGCATTTCAATATCCAATCACAGCCATTTGCTAAAAGCCACATGATCCCGGTAGTCCAAATTCCAAAACAATAGAATATTTAGATTTACATCAGATGGGATTCTACCAAAGAAGCGGATCAAAGAGAGAACATAaaacataccaaaaaaaaaacagggaaaatattcaaatccagaaaaatatcatttgtgGGGTTCTAATAATCAATCAgctcaaaccaaaaacaaagagatCATATTCAAAAGTGTTGTAAGAGAAAGACTAACCGTATCCAAGAAGCACGGAATTGAGGGAAGCAAAGATGGCGCAGACAAAGACAAATTTCTTGGTGTTATAATTCTTTTTTGCTATGCCTTCATTGGACAATGCCACATCCTCCTCTGTGCCTTCAGAATCCATCCTCCTGTACTTGTTTTTGCTTCCCATATGAATCTCTACCACCCCCTCTCCCTTCCCATTTTCCTCACCACCCATCAACCCCATCTCTCAATcactcaatctctctctctatatgtaTGCTTGTGTGTGTagtatttgtttatatttgtgtATGTAAATTAAGAAGAAACATTAATGGGTCTCTATCTTTCACCTCCTTTCGATGCTTGGTATCGAATGGGAAGAGAAAGCCGAAGACTTTGGTCTTGAGCGGTATTGGTGGTGGTTTTGTTCTTGCCTCAACTGTTGGAATATTCAGACAGGAATTTTCTTGGTCTCAGATCTGAAATGGCAGAACAGGTAAAATGCTTCAAACTTGGGGGCGTCTATGTAGACGTGGGCCTACGTGGGCCCCAGATACTGTTTTCCTGTGGGACAACTTTGACGCAAAAGTTGGATCCGCTGCTCTTCTTTCTCGTAAGAAGCAACCGATATTCCGGCACGAGGAAGCAAAGCCACCCGGTAGACAGTGACAATTGAACCCTACGGTTCTTCCTCTGCAGTTCTTGCTCTCGTTTTCCTCAACTCCAAATGATTTTGCACCACGTCGCCATCCAGAGGTCAAGACCGACAATTAGTCATAAAtttatatagcattattctttctaggaaaaatataatttagcttACAAACTATcggtcattttaattttaacttgttaatgttaaaaaagtgataaagtaatctctcaaactattaaaaagttacaatttgACTACttagaaaattcaaaacaacattatttttttatgttaagttactaaaatgccattttgaaaaaaaaaaaatcaattaagaaAATGCCCCCCAAAAACATCGtcattttgaagaaaacaaaaaaaaaaaaaaacctgtggtttaggggtggctcaccggccaccccataggccgtGGGGGTGGCGCCGACCACCCCATAGCCTGTgggcctagggggtggccgcccagccacccttatggcttgggggtggctccctagccaccccataggccatggggtggctggcgaGTCAACCCTAAACCaccgtttgttttttttttattattattattattattttcttcaaaataacgtcattttgggagaaatttttataattgatttttttttttctaaaagtgtattttagtaacttaaccttgtcAAAACGACGAAGTATTAAATTTTCCATCCTATTTATGGTAATGACTAATTgaatggccaaattgcaactggttggtagtttggagagctactttatcattttttgaacattagagactaaaataaaaatggctgATAGTTTGAGGGACTAAATTATATGTTTCCCTTCTTTCTACCTATATTATAGGAGATGCTTATCAAAACTCTACTTATcacttaatatttattttaaaaattttaagattgCGATTATAATTTCCAAATTTATGTATAATAAtgatgaaatcttatttaatgtCATATATTATACTTTGATTTTATAGGTGTAATGTCCACAAAAGGATATCTTTACCATTTCAAGAAATTAATACGTTGCGTCATTATTTTATggctaatttttaattttgtcaattatttagatttaattttactatctatttctcataaaaaaaacaaaaacaaaaaatctctcgtaatattttttaaatcacttaAGTTAAATTCACCCATATAAAAGATAAGTAATTCTATAAGCCacttttgtacttcttttgtgTCACTGCATGAATGTGGTGGCTTTTAATATTATCATTTGATAAagatttaataatgattaatcacaaactagatggtgattttagaagtcacatcatttttagagtgatacAAGAAAGACACAATAGTAACTTTTAGCATTATTCTGTATAGATTGAGAGCAATGGATATCGAATAATTCTAGAAGAATCTCTTGTGTCCCTTTAAAAATAAAGTGGTTTTTAAAATACCATTTGATcaaagtttaataataattttaaaaatcacatcattcttaaaataacacaaaaatacttgtaacattactcgaaGATGTCGGCTTTGGATCTCATTCTATTGTTGACTTCAGTCATACAAGAAGTTTCCATGAACAAGAGGTTGGAATGATTGGTTGGATCGTGGTAGTTTAGGTCCATTATTGGTTTATTGGATAAAAGAGAACCAATAATAGGCAGATTTGCTAGTTAGTTTGTTAATAGAACCTTAGCAAAGCTTGATTCAAGCTAGATTTCAATCCGTTTTCCTAccataaaattttggaaaaaatgtaaaattagtctcATACGG
Coding sequences within it:
- the LOC132171825 gene encoding polyphenol oxidase, chloroplastic-like, yielding MASLSPQPTLITTKTVAGTTNPTFSFSSSFPKRPQLSKSGKRSHHLGARVACKATNGDQKDGHPLQGKFDRRDMLIGLGGLYGAANLYSDPFALAAPVSAPDLTQCGQADLPAGAKPTNCCPPASTKILDFKLPSQNAPLRVRPAAHLADKEYIAKYNKATELMKALPADDPRNFIQQANVHCAYCDGAYHQVGLPDLDLQVHNSWLFFPFHRYYLYFYEKILGKLIGDPTFALPFWNWDSPAGMQMPALFANPKSAVYDSLRNANHQPPTLLDLDYNGTDVASTTKDQLSSNLNIMYRQMVSNGKNAQLFLGSPYRAGDEPDPGFGSIENIPHGPVHIWCGDTTQPNLEDMGNFYSAARDPIFFAHHSNVDRMWTIWKTLGGKRKDYTDSDWLNAGFIFYDENAQPVRVKVKDCLDQSKLGYKYQDVDIPWLKSKPTPRKSKIKKVAKFLHLGHGDVALAAETSPSVKFPFVLDKAISTVVARPRKSRSRKEKDDEEEVLVIGSIEFERDAPLKFDVYINDEDDVPSGPDKSEFAGSFVNVPHKHKHGKKLNTILRLGISDLLEDLEAEDDDTVVVTLVPRYGKGLATIGGIKIELSS
- the LOC132169893 gene encoding probable polyol transporter 4 — protein: MGLMGGEENGKGEGVVEIHMGSKNKYRRMDSEGTEEDVALSNEGIAKKNYNTKKFVFVCAIFASLNSVLLGYDVGVMSGAILFIQEDLKITEVQEEVLVGILSIISLLGSLAGGKTSDAIGRKWTIAFAAIVFQTGAAVMTLAPNFGVLMVGRLFAGVGIGFGVMIAPVYIAEISPAIARGSLTSFPEIFINLGILLGYVSNYAFSGLPAHISWRLMLGVGILPSIFIGFALFVIPESPRWLVMQNRVDEARAVLLKTNESETEAEERLAEIH